The following is a genomic window from Mycobacterium parmense.
GAATTCTTCGGGCTGTTCCAGGATCCGACGCGGACCTACAGCTGCGCGTACTTCCCCCGCAACGGCATGACCCTGCAGGAGGCCCAGGTCGCCAAGCTCGATCTGACGCTCGGCAAGCTGGGGCTGCGGCCCGGGATGACGCTGCTGGACATCGGCTGCGGCTGGGGTTCGGTGCTCAAGCGCGCCCTGGAGAAGTACGACGTGAACGTCGTCGGCCTGACACTGTCCCGAAATCAGCTGTCCTACTGCAGGGAACTGCTCGACGACGTCGACAGCGGCCGCTCGCGCCGGGCGCTGCTCTGCGACTGGTCGGAGTTCGGCGACTCGGTGGACCGGATCGTCGTCATCGAGGCGTTGGAGCACTTCGGGTTTGACCGGTACGACGACTTCTTCACGTTCGCCTACAACGCCCTGCCCGACCGGGGGGTGATGCTGCTGCATTCGATCACCGGGTTGCACAGCAGCCAGGTCATCGAGCGCGGCATGCCCCTGACGATGGAGTGGGCGAGGTTCATCAAGTTCCTCGTCACCGACATCTTCCCCGGCGGCCGCCTGCCGACGATCGAGACCGTCGAGGAGCACGCGAGGAAGGCCGGCTTCGAGGTGACGGGCGTCCAGTCCCTGCAGTCGGACTTCGCCCAGACCCTCGACCTGTGGTCGGAAGCCCTCCGGGCGCGCCGGGACGAGGCCCTCGAGATGCAGTCCGAGGCCACCTACGACCGCTACATGCGGTACCTCACCGGCTGCGCCAAGGCGTTCCGGACTGGCTACGTCGACTGCAACCAGTTCACGCTGCAAAAGTAGACTTCAGTGCACACATCGCGCGACGCGCGCATGCCCTACCGGCAGTGATCGATATGCAGGAGAGAACCAGAAGAAATGGCTGATCAACGGACTAGCCCGACGAAGACGCGGACGCGCTTCGAAGACATTCAGGCGCACTACGACGTCTCCGACGATTTCTTCGCCCTGTTCCAGGACCCCACCCGGATCTACAGCTGCGCGTATTTCGAGCGCGACGACATGACGCTCGAAGAGGCCCAGTACGCCAAGATCGACCTCAACCTGGACAAGCTCGACCTCAAGCCGGGCATGACCCTGCTCGACATCGGCTGCGGCTGGGGCACCACCATGAAGCGGGCGGTCGAGCGGTTCGACGTCAACGTCATCGGCCTGACGCTGTCGAAAAACCAGCACGCCCGCTGCGAGCAGGTGCTGGGGGCGCTGGACACCGACCGTTCGCGCCAGGTGCGGTTGCACGGCTGGGAGGACTTCAACGAGCCCGTCGACCGCATCGTGTCGATCGAGGCGTTCGAGCACTTCGGCCACGAGAACTACGACGACTTCTTCAAGCGCTGTTTCGACATCATGCCCGACGATGGCCGGATGACCGTGCAGAGCAGCGTCAGCTACCACCCCTTCGAACTGGCGTCCCGCGGCAAGAAGCTGACCTTCGAGACGGCGCGCTTCATCAAGTTCATCGTGACCGAGATCTTCCCGGGCGGCCGGTTGCCCTCCACCGAGATGATGGTCGACCACGGCGCGAAGGCGGGTTTCCAGGTCCCCGAGCCGCTTTCGCTGCGGCCGCACTACATCAAGACGTTGCACATCTGGGCCGACACACTCGAATCCAACCGCGAAAAGGCCATCGAGATCACCTCGGAAGAGGTCTACGAGCGCTACATGAAATACCTGCGCGGTTGCGAGCACTACTTCACCGACGAGATGCTCGACGTCAGCCTGGTCACCTACCTCAAGCCGGGCGCCGCCGCCTAGTTCTCGGATCGGGGCTGTCGGATCGGGGCTGCGCCGTTCGTCAAACAGGTAGAGAGTGAGAGCATCAGGCCTCGCTCACTACCGGAGGTGACGAACATGCAGTACTTCGCGCTGTTGATCGGTCGAGAGCAAGACCGCTCACCCGACGATGCGGCCGCCGCGATGGCGGAATGGGAGAGGTTCCACGCCACGGCCGGCTCCGCCATCAAATCCGGAGACGCGCTGGCCCCCGCGGCCGCCGCCGTGGCCATCACCGGCGGCCCGGACGCGCCGACGGTCACCGACGGCCCCTTCGCCGAGTCCGCGGAGGTGGCGTGCGGCTACTACGTGTTCGAGGCCGAGAACCTCGACGAGGCGCTGGCGCTGGCGCGCGATGTCCCACTCGCGAAGTTCGGGGCCGTGGAACTGTGGCCCACGGTCCACGCGATCGACCAATCCCGCGCGCTCACCGGCAACGACTGGCTCGCGTTACTGCTGGAACCGCCCGCGTCCGCGCACACGCCGGGCACACCGGAGTGGGAGGCCGTGGCGGCGAAGCACGCGGATCTCCACGCGGCCGCGGGCGACCACATCATCGGCGGCGCCGCGCTGCACGACCGGTCCACGGCGACAACCGTGCGGGTACGCAATGGCGAGGTCCTGATCACGGACGGGCCGTACGTGGAAGGGGCCGAAATCGCCACCGGGATCTACCTGTTGAGTGCCGCGGACCGCGACGAAGCCGTCAAGCTCGCGTCGATGATTCCCGCTTCGACGGTGCAGCTGCGGCAGCTGGCCGGCATCTCCGCACTGTAGCTCCTCGCGAATGCCCGACCTGGACGGCGTCTTCCGGCGCGAGTGGGGACCGGCCGTGGCCGCGCTGGCGCGGTGGTGCGGTGATCTCACCGTCGCCGAAGACGCCGTCCAGGAAGCCTGCGCCGAGGCGCTGCGCACCTGGCGCCGAGACGGTCTGCCCGACAATCCCGGCGGATGGCTCATGACCGTTGCCCGCAACCGCCTGCGGGATCGGCTTCGCCGTGAATCCAACCGCCCCGCAAAGGAATTGGCTTACGTCGTGGATGACATCCAGGCTGTCCGGGCGCGCACCGAACGCACCGAGCCGCATCCGGTTCGTGACGACGAGCTGCGGATGATGTTCACCTGCGCGCACCCCGCCCTCGACCGGCAGTCGCAGCTGGCGCTCACCCTGAGGTTGGTGTCCGGGTTGACCGTCGCCGAGATCGCCAGGGCGCTCCTGCAGACCGAGCCGGCCGTCGGTCAGCGAATCACCCGCGCCAAGAACAAGATCCGGCGCGCCAACATCCCCCTGCGCGTACCGCCCGCCGCGCTCCTCGACGAACGCGTGCCGCACGTGTTGGCCTGTGTGTACTCCGTCTTCACCGAGGGGTACTGGTCGACGGGCGGCCCGTCGGCGATCCGTGACGAACTGTGCGACGAAGGCATCCGGCTGGCCACCGAACTGTGCGCGCTGATGCCGGCCGAGCCGGAGGCGCACGCGCTGGCCGCCCTGATGCTGCTGCATGATTCGCGGCGAGCGGCGCGGGCCGACGACACCGGAATGCTGGTGCCGCTCGAGGACCAGGACCGTCGCACGTGGGATCGCGGTCGCATTGCCCGTGGGTTGCAGCGGCTGGCGCGCGCGCAGGGCTCCACGGGCCCGTACCTGCCCCAGGCGGTGATCGCCGCGCTGCATGCCACGGCGCCGTCCTGGGAACGGACCGACTGGGTCGCCATTTGCGTCGCCTACGATCGGTTGGTGGCGCTGACCGATTCGCCGGTCGTGCGCGCCAATCGCGCACTGGCGGTAGGTTTGCGCGACGGGCCCGACGCCGGCCTGACCGCCCTCGACAAGGTCGCCGGCGATCCGCGGCTCGCGCGCTCCAACCTGGTCGCGACGGTGCGCGCGGATTTACTGCGACGCGCCGGACGGCCCGCCGACGCCCTGAAGTGGTACCGAATAGCGTTGACGGGCAACGGCTCTGAGCCGGGCCGCGAATTCCTGCGCCGGCGCATCGCCGAGTGCCAATCCTGCGAAGCCCCGCGCCGGTGACGCGGCGCATGGTCGGCTGCGTTCGCCCGCGCCTCACGGCGCGCGCTCACTACGCCTCGGGATCGATGGTCGGCTGCGTTCGCCCGCGCCTGAAGCGCGCGCTCACTACGCCTCGGCGAAGTTGCGGGTGACGGCCGGGTCGACCGGGATGCCCGGGCCCGTCGTCGTCGACACGACGATCTTCTTCAGGTAGCGGCCCTTCGACGCGGACGGCTTGAGCCGCAGCACCTCGTCGAGCGCGGCACCGTAGTTCTCGGCCAGGGCCTTCTCGTCGAAGGACGCCTTGCCGATCACGAAGTGCAGGTTGGCCTGCTTGTCGACGCGGAAGTTGATCTTGCCGCCCTTGATGTCGGCAACGGCCTTGGCGACGTCGGGGGTGACGGTGCCGGTCTTGGGGTTCGGCATCAGGCCGCGCGGGCCCAGCACGCGGGCGATGCGCCCGACCTTGGCCATCTGGTCGGGCGTCGCGATGGCGGCGTCGAAGTCCAGGAAGCCGCCCTGGATCTTCTCGATCAGGTCGTCGCTGCCGACGATGTCGGCGCCGGCGGCCAGCGCCTGCTCCGCCTTGTCGCCGACGGCGAACACCGCGACCCGCGCCGTCTTGCCGGTGCCGTGCGGCAGGTTGACCGTGCCGCGGACCATCTGGTCGGCCTTGCGCGGGTCGACACCGAGCCGGATCGCGACCTCGACGGTCGCGTCCTGCTTGCTCGACGACGTCTCCTTCGCGAGCTTGGCGGCCTCGAGCGGGGTGTAGAGGTTGTCGCGGTCGACCTTCTCGGCGGCCGCGCGGTATGCCTTGCTGTTCTTGCTCATTCGTTCATCCAATCGTGTGTTGGGTCGTGGTCGGCGGGCCGAAGCTGGCCCTCCCACGCTTTCTTTGTCGTGCTATTCGACGGTGATGCCCATCGACCGGGCGGTGCCGGCGATGATCTTGGCGGCCGCGTCGACGTCGTTGGCGTTGAGGTCGGCCTTCTTGGTCTCGGCGATCTCCTTGACCTGGTCCCAGGTGACCTTGGCGACCTTGGTCTTGTGCGGCTCGGCGGAGCCCTTGCCCACGCCGGCGGCCTTGAGCAGCAGCTTGGCGGCGGGCGGCGTCTTCAGCGCGAAGGTGAAGCTGCGGTCTTCGTAGACCGTGATCTCCACCGGGATGACCTGACCGCGCTGGTTCTCCGTGGCGGCGTTGTACGCCTTGCAGAACTCCATGATGTTGACGCCGTGCTGGCCGAGCGCGGGTCCGACCGGCGGCGCAGGGTTGGCCTGCCCCGCCACGATCTGCAGCTTGATCAGCCCGACGACTTTCTTCTTCGGGGCCATGTGATGTGGGTGTTCCTTCCTGGACTGGGCGTGCTGCCCGGCTAAATCTTCGAAACTTGGCTGAAGGTCAGCTCGACCGGCGTTTCGCGGCCGAAGATCGACACCAGCACCTTGAGCTTCTGCTGTTCGCCGTTGACCTCGCTGATGGTGGCGGGCAAC
Proteins encoded in this region:
- a CDS encoding cyclopropane mycolic acid synthase family methyltransferase translates to MSTNPADAGATRSNVDDVQAHYDLSNEFFGLFQDPTRTYSCAYFPRNGMTLQEAQVAKLDLTLGKLGLRPGMTLLDIGCGWGSVLKRALEKYDVNVVGLTLSRNQLSYCRELLDDVDSGRSRRALLCDWSEFGDSVDRIVVIEALEHFGFDRYDDFFTFAYNALPDRGVMLLHSITGLHSSQVIERGMPLTMEWARFIKFLVTDIFPGGRLPTIETVEEHARKAGFEVTGVQSLQSDFAQTLDLWSEALRARRDEALEMQSEATYDRYMRYLTGCAKAFRTGYVDCNQFTLQK
- the mmaA4 gene encoding hydroxymycolate synthase MmaA4, producing the protein MADQRTSPTKTRTRFEDIQAHYDVSDDFFALFQDPTRIYSCAYFERDDMTLEEAQYAKIDLNLDKLDLKPGMTLLDIGCGWGTTMKRAVERFDVNVIGLTLSKNQHARCEQVLGALDTDRSRQVRLHGWEDFNEPVDRIVSIEAFEHFGHENYDDFFKRCFDIMPDDGRMTVQSSVSYHPFELASRGKKLTFETARFIKFIVTEIFPGGRLPSTEMMVDHGAKAGFQVPEPLSLRPHYIKTLHIWADTLESNREKAIEITSEEVYERYMKYLRGCEHYFTDEMLDVSLVTYLKPGAAA
- a CDS encoding YciI family protein — translated: MQYFALLIGREQDRSPDDAAAAMAEWERFHATAGSAIKSGDALAPAAAAVAITGGPDAPTVTDGPFAESAEVACGYYVFEAENLDEALALARDVPLAKFGAVELWPTVHAIDQSRALTGNDWLALLLEPPASAHTPGTPEWEAVAAKHADLHAAAGDHIIGGAALHDRSTATTVRVRNGEVLITDGPYVEGAEIATGIYLLSAADRDEAVKLASMIPASTVQLRQLAGISAL
- a CDS encoding RNA polymerase sigma factor; this translates as MPDLDGVFRREWGPAVAALARWCGDLTVAEDAVQEACAEALRTWRRDGLPDNPGGWLMTVARNRLRDRLRRESNRPAKELAYVVDDIQAVRARTERTEPHPVRDDELRMMFTCAHPALDRQSQLALTLRLVSGLTVAEIARALLQTEPAVGQRITRAKNKIRRANIPLRVPPAALLDERVPHVLACVYSVFTEGYWSTGGPSAIRDELCDEGIRLATELCALMPAEPEAHALAALMLLHDSRRAARADDTGMLVPLEDQDRRTWDRGRIARGLQRLARAQGSTGPYLPQAVIAALHATAPSWERTDWVAICVAYDRLVALTDSPVVRANRALAVGLRDGPDAGLTALDKVAGDPRLARSNLVATVRADLLRRAGRPADALKWYRIALTGNGSEPGREFLRRRIAECQSCEAPRR
- the rplA gene encoding 50S ribosomal protein L1, which produces MSKNSKAYRAAAEKVDRDNLYTPLEAAKLAKETSSSKQDATVEVAIRLGVDPRKADQMVRGTVNLPHGTGKTARVAVFAVGDKAEQALAAGADIVGSDDLIEKIQGGFLDFDAAIATPDQMAKVGRIARVLGPRGLMPNPKTGTVTPDVAKAVADIKGGKINFRVDKQANLHFVIGKASFDEKALAENYGAALDEVLRLKPSASKGRYLKKIVVSTTTGPGIPVDPAVTRNFAEA
- the rplK gene encoding 50S ribosomal protein L11, producing MAPKKKVVGLIKLQIVAGQANPAPPVGPALGQHGVNIMEFCKAYNAATENQRGQVIPVEITVYEDRSFTFALKTPPAAKLLLKAAGVGKGSAEPHKTKVAKVTWDQVKEIAETKKADLNANDVDAAAKIIAGTARSMGITVE